A window of the Phycicoccus sp. M110.8 genome harbors these coding sequences:
- a CDS encoding GTP pyrophosphokinase gives MSDEQRDDPVQRYAALRPELVGVTEGFTALVRELLDDAGINYLSVTGRTKSVESFAAKASRTVDGHPVYADPLKDVTDQIGVRVVTYLRGDVAAVADVLADQFSVFDDRDMGRETAQQGRFGYASRHLLVAPDPLKALPPAYEGLKGRTASVQVRTILQHAWAEFEHDIRYKGTVPQEHVPDLDRRFTLAAGLLELADREFSEIRDRLQASMEGQQVPAGQEDPRIGAADLATFLAGQFQGARWSRTDHYAWISGLLLELGITSLDELAGLLRSIDVDGITARMGYRHAPAAVRRLDDALLAVFGQRYIGLHGNAHREAALRARLEKLRA, from the coding sequence GTGAGCGACGAGCAGCGAGACGACCCGGTCCAGCGGTATGCCGCGCTGCGGCCCGAGCTGGTCGGGGTCACCGAGGGCTTCACGGCGCTCGTCCGCGAGCTGCTCGACGACGCCGGCATCAACTACCTCAGCGTCACCGGGCGCACCAAGAGCGTGGAGTCCTTCGCCGCCAAGGCCTCGCGGACCGTCGACGGCCACCCCGTCTACGCCGACCCGCTCAAGGACGTCACCGACCAGATCGGCGTGCGGGTCGTGACCTACCTGCGCGGCGACGTCGCGGCCGTGGCCGACGTCCTCGCCGACCAGTTCAGTGTGTTCGACGACCGCGACATGGGGCGTGAGACCGCCCAGCAGGGCCGGTTCGGGTACGCCAGCCGGCACCTGCTCGTGGCGCCGGACCCCCTCAAGGCGCTGCCCCCGGCATACGAGGGGCTCAAGGGGCGCACCGCCTCGGTTCAGGTGCGCACGATCCTGCAGCACGCGTGGGCGGAGTTCGAGCACGACATCCGCTACAAGGGCACGGTGCCGCAGGAGCACGTACCCGACCTCGACCGACGTTTCACGCTGGCCGCCGGGCTGCTCGAGCTCGCCGACCGGGAGTTCTCCGAGATCCGCGACCGGCTGCAGGCGAGCATGGAGGGCCAGCAGGTGCCGGCGGGCCAGGAGGACCCCAGGATCGGCGCCGCCGACCTCGCCACCTTCCTCGCCGGGCAGTTCCAGGGGGCACGCTGGTCGCGCACCGACCACTACGCGTGGATCTCCGGCCTGCTGCTCGAGCTGGGGATCACCTCGCTCGACGAGCTCGCCGGGCTGCTGCGCTCGATCGACGTCGACGGCATCACCGCGCGGATGGGCTACCGGCACGCCCCGGCCGCCGTCCGCCGGCTCGACGACGCGCTGCTCGCGGTCTTCGGGCAGCGCTACATCGGCCTGCACGGCAACGCCCACCGCGAGGCGGCGCTGCGGGCCAGGCTGGAGAAGCTCCGCGCCTGA
- a CDS encoding DinB family protein: MASQAKKFPDLWLDPDEDPRAAAGSSATDERSVLLDYLRHFRMTFELKCQGLDAEQMARRSVEPSTMSLLGLLRHLAHVEQVWFRITMEGNEIPRLWGKDQDREADFDGAVADDAVVAEAWEAWRREVAHAEEFVDRAQSLELVSLHPTRDPITLRELLVHLIEEYARHCGHADLIRERIDGRTGQ, encoded by the coding sequence ATGGCTTCCCAGGCGAAGAAGTTCCCAGACCTCTGGCTCGACCCCGACGAGGACCCCAGGGCGGCGGCCGGCAGCTCCGCGACCGACGAGCGCAGCGTGCTGCTCGACTACCTGCGGCACTTCCGGATGACCTTCGAGCTCAAGTGCCAGGGACTCGACGCCGAGCAGATGGCCCGCCGGTCGGTCGAGCCGTCGACGATGTCGCTGCTCGGGCTCCTGCGGCACCTCGCCCACGTCGAGCAGGTGTGGTTCCGGATCACCATGGAGGGCAACGAGATCCCGCGGCTGTGGGGCAAGGACCAGGACCGGGAGGCCGACTTCGACGGCGCCGTCGCGGACGACGCGGTCGTGGCCGAGGCCTGGGAGGCGTGGCGCCGCGAGGTCGCCCACGCCGAGGAGTTCGTCGACCGCGCGCAGAGCCTCGAGCTCGTCAGCCTGCACCCCACCCGCGACCCGATCACCCTGCGCGAGCTGCTCGTGCACCTCATCGAGGAGTACGCCCGCCACTGCGGCCACGCCGACCTCATCCGGGAGCGGATCGACGGGCGCACCGGCCAATAG
- a CDS encoding dienelactone hydrolase family protein, with the protein MDLVTIDAPDGPAEAYVARPDSGSGPGVLFFIDAIGLRPRIAEMADRIASWGYVVLAPNVLYRSGTAAETSPTTDLRQPGAREAFFAHTGPRIEAITAPRAEADIRVWTDTLAGLEGVDPEGPFGTVGFCMGARLAIRASGLDQRYAAVGGFHGGALATDAPDSPHLSLATARAEYVFGHADNDGSMPPEQVARLGAALDAAGLVARNQIYPGAAHGYSMDDTSMYDEAATERMFTELEALFARTLKAI; encoded by the coding sequence ATGGACCTCGTCACCATCGACGCCCCCGACGGACCGGCCGAGGCGTACGTCGCCCGCCCCGACAGCGGCAGCGGCCCCGGCGTGCTCTTCTTCATCGACGCGATCGGGCTGCGGCCCCGGATCGCCGAGATGGCCGACCGCATCGCCTCCTGGGGCTACGTCGTGCTCGCCCCCAACGTGCTCTATCGCAGCGGCACCGCCGCCGAGACGAGCCCCACCACCGACCTGCGCCAGCCGGGCGCGCGGGAGGCCTTCTTCGCCCACACGGGACCGCGCATCGAGGCGATCACCGCTCCCCGGGCCGAGGCCGACATCCGGGTCTGGACCGACACCCTGGCCGGGCTCGAGGGCGTGGACCCGGAGGGCCCGTTCGGCACGGTGGGCTTCTGCATGGGGGCGCGGCTCGCCATCCGTGCGTCGGGCCTGGACCAGCGGTATGCCGCGGTCGGCGGCTTCCACGGCGGCGCCCTGGCGACTGACGCGCCGGACAGCCCGCACCTGTCGCTCGCGACGGCTCGCGCCGAGTACGTCTTCGGGCACGCGGACAACGACGGCTCGATGCCGCCGGAGCAGGTCGCCCGCCTCGGGGCGGCGCTCGACGCGGCCGGCCTCGTCGCGCGCAACCAGATCTACCCCGGTGCCGCGCACGGCTACTCGATGGACGACACGTCGATGTACGACGAGGCCGCCACCGAGCGGATGTTCACCGAGCTCGAGGCGCTGTTCGCCCGCACCCTCAAGGCGATTTGA
- a CDS encoding DUF3626 domain-containing protein — protein sequence MTQGEAPQVVPGVAARSAPGASGASRRAAGASRWAEAAVAHVDGLAQGPPLDRSLRVTVNFHPDRVSHGLTVLEHLARDGVYRSQFETGTSNGGLTAHPGGDRWRWEQRIFGHAYDDAPASERPRYGALNHRRRGTGGSLRFGSAHLRLAEHVLDRTTFCFPDSVFEPVAFGTARRFDLVRLADDFDARPLTDAIELSEGGVLDDYVEAHVHGTLALATDVEALVLDPAHRGTATQAQAEALGIPVEWHEGRRLAVDELERHPDFRGPHVVEVGRRVARDGVLDAAVVWDAVRAGDEDPQDLKKVWHHVARFGSPVA from the coding sequence ATGACGCAGGGGGAGGCGCCGCAGGTCGTGCCCGGGGTCGCCGCACGGTCCGCGCCGGGCGCTTCGGGCGCGAGCCGACGCGCCGCGGGCGCGAGCCGGTGGGCCGAGGCGGCGGTCGCCCACGTGGACGGCCTGGCGCAGGGTCCGCCCCTCGACCGGAGCCTGCGGGTGACGGTGAACTTCCACCCCGACCGCGTGTCCCACGGGCTGACCGTGCTCGAGCACCTGGCGCGCGACGGGGTCTACCGGTCGCAGTTCGAGACCGGCACCAGCAACGGCGGCCTCACCGCGCACCCCGGTGGCGACCGGTGGCGCTGGGAGCAGCGGATCTTCGGGCACGCGTACGACGACGCCCCCGCCTCCGAGCGCCCGCGCTACGGCGCGCTCAACCACCGCCGGCGCGGCACCGGCGGCTCGCTGCGGTTCGGCTCGGCCCACCTGCGGCTTGCCGAGCACGTGCTGGACCGGACGACCTTCTGCTTCCCCGACTCGGTCTTCGAGCCCGTCGCCTTCGGGACGGCGAGGCGGTTCGACCTGGTGCGCCTCGCCGACGACTTCGACGCGCGGCCGCTCACCGATGCCATCGAGCTCAGTGAGGGCGGGGTGCTCGACGACTACGTCGAGGCGCACGTGCACGGCACCCTGGCGCTCGCGACCGACGTCGAGGCGCTCGTCCTCGACCCGGCCCACCGCGGGACGGCGACGCAGGCGCAGGCGGAGGCGCTCGGCATACCCGTGGAGTGGCACGAGGGGCGGCGCCTCGCGGTCGACGAGCTCGAGCGGCACCCGGACTTCCGCGGGCCGCACGTCGTCGAGGTCGGCCGCCGCGTCGCACGCGACGGGGTCCTCGACGCGGCGGTGGTCTGGGACGCCGTCCGCGCCGGCGACGAGGACCCGCAGGACCTCAAGAAGGTCTGGCACCACGTCGCCCGGTTCGGCTCGCCGGTGGCCTGA
- a CDS encoding PPOX class F420-dependent oxidoreductase, producing MSTDDQPLWDLLGTTRRAVLATIRGNGRPQLSNVGYLWDASARTALVSVTDDRAKTRNLRRDPRASLMVTTPDLGAYAVAEATAELGPVAAAPDDEAVDALVEHYRALNGEHPDWADFRAAMVRERRLLVTLRVERVYGWAPIAG from the coding sequence GTGAGCACCGACGACCAGCCGCTGTGGGACCTGCTCGGCACGACCCGGCGCGCGGTCCTCGCCACCATCCGGGGCAACGGACGCCCCCAGCTGTCCAACGTGGGCTACCTCTGGGACGCCTCGGCCCGCACCGCCCTCGTCTCGGTCACCGACGACCGGGCCAAGACGCGAAACCTGCGCCGGGACCCCCGCGCCAGCCTCATGGTCACGACACCGGACCTCGGGGCGTATGCCGTGGCCGAGGCCACCGCCGAGCTGGGCCCGGTGGCTGCGGCCCCGGACGACGAGGCGGTCGACGCCCTGGTCGAGCACTACCGCGCCCTCAACGGCGAGCACCCGGACTGGGCCGACTTCCGGGCCGCCATGGTCCGCGAGCGCCGGCTGCTGGTCACCCTGCGCGTCGAGCGCGTCTACGGCTGGGCACCGATCGCCGGCTGA
- a CDS encoding bifunctional YncE family protein/alkaline phosphatase family protein codes for MQVTRQRRQSAGAPSALLGRGTRRLRFAVAGTAALTVVGGAIAHADTGVFGTRTVGTQYADGLQVSDNQVIKPIGDRLMTEYGKFMGSTLRPDHRFLAASSMDKGVALQVFDLSTRKLVYRVGKAKGVDQVLSDGTVGQEGPTYSPDGKFLWLPQRDAMTRFPVNADGTLGAATRFALPKVAGNSALPAGSLYSPDGSTLWVAANGQNSVLALDPATGVVRQTWKVGTAPRALHLVGGRLYVSNEGGRPARPGEPTMNSYGTDVPADTYLGTATTGTLSVIDPSSASASVGSIAVGLHPTALYAAGSALFVANTGSDTVSVVDTRKGAVVQTIATQPYSGSSVGYAPTGIALTKSGRLLVSLGRANALAVYSWSGDPQDPVGYRGLLPTDYYPEDVATIGDQVVVTNTRGIDARGPAITTDKGYGVPVVSGHDTHSTTASLTTFAMPADSSLGRYTSEVFHQNAWGRADVQQSQGSSVAAVPVPRRIGDPSTIKHVFVLVKENRTYDQVYGDDTRGNGDASLAQFGKDVTPNQHALAKQFGLYDNVYDIGTNSAEGHNWLMQGDDPEYTESSAGEYVRSYDTEDDVLGHQRSGFLWTSVESAHRSALNYGEFTQFLTKPAGATWQQYYCTTKAVEGGADPSALTDPSVKSDTESPIPSLNAITVHDYPKFDVNIPDTYRYQVWKQDFEKKGPANLNMLWLSSDHTGGAPDARAQVADGDLAVGRVVDQISHSKWWKDSAIFVVEDDSQDGADHVDGHRAPVQVISPYAVHGKVVSTYYSQINMVRTIQQILGAQPLNQKLAAATPMFDAFQAKPDLTPFTQVANRIPLTEGVTPAPECGVDTPAGAATAAPSAQPSATAVPPSMKGVAAQWEHWRKDQAFSGPNAVPDSAGPEQMNRFTWYQAHGFAVPYPGDPTVYAPNDVPGAYLRTEDGR; via the coding sequence ATGCAGGTCACTCGACAGCGCCGGCAGTCCGCCGGCGCGCCCTCCGCCCTCCTCGGGCGGGGGACCCGCCGGCTGCGGTTCGCCGTCGCCGGCACCGCGGCGCTCACCGTGGTCGGCGGGGCGATCGCCCACGCCGACACCGGCGTCTTCGGCACCCGCACCGTGGGCACGCAGTACGCCGACGGGCTCCAGGTCTCCGACAACCAGGTCATCAAGCCGATCGGTGACCGGCTCATGACCGAGTACGGCAAGTTCATGGGCTCGACCCTGAGGCCCGACCACCGGTTCCTCGCCGCGAGCAGCATGGACAAGGGCGTGGCCCTGCAGGTCTTCGACCTGTCCACCCGCAAGCTCGTCTACCGGGTCGGCAAGGCCAAGGGCGTCGACCAGGTGCTCTCCGACGGCACGGTGGGGCAGGAGGGCCCGACGTACTCACCCGACGGGAAGTTCCTCTGGCTCCCGCAGCGCGACGCCATGACCCGCTTCCCGGTCAACGCCGACGGGACGCTCGGCGCGGCCACCCGCTTCGCCCTGCCGAAGGTGGCGGGCAACTCGGCGCTGCCCGCGGGTTCGCTCTACTCCCCGGACGGGTCGACCCTGTGGGTCGCGGCCAACGGGCAGAACTCCGTGCTCGCCCTGGACCCCGCGACCGGCGTCGTGCGCCAGACGTGGAAGGTCGGCACCGCACCCCGCGCCCTGCACCTCGTCGGCGGACGGCTCTACGTGAGCAACGAGGGTGGTCGGCCGGCCCGGCCGGGTGAGCCGACGATGAACTCCTACGGCACCGACGTGCCCGCCGACACCTACCTCGGGACCGCCACCACCGGCACCCTCAGCGTCATCGACCCGAGCAGCGCGTCCGCATCCGTCGGCTCGATCGCCGTGGGCCTGCACCCCACTGCACTGTATGCCGCGGGGTCGGCCCTGTTCGTGGCCAACACGGGCAGCGACACCGTCTCCGTCGTCGACACCCGCAAGGGCGCCGTCGTGCAGACCATCGCGACCCAGCCCTACAGCGGGTCCTCGGTCGGCTACGCCCCCACCGGGATCGCGCTGACGAAGTCCGGGCGGCTGCTCGTCAGCCTCGGCCGCGCCAACGCCCTCGCCGTGTACAGCTGGTCGGGCGACCCGCAGGACCCGGTGGGCTACCGCGGTTTGCTGCCCACCGACTACTACCCCGAGGACGTCGCCACGATCGGCGACCAGGTCGTGGTGACCAACACGCGCGGCATCGACGCGCGGGGTCCGGCCATCACCACCGACAAGGGGTACGGCGTCCCGGTGGTGAGCGGCCACGACACGCACAGCACGACCGCCTCGCTCACCACCTTCGCCATGCCCGCGGACTCCAGCCTCGGCCGCTACACCAGCGAGGTGTTCCACCAGAACGCTTGGGGACGGGCCGACGTCCAGCAGTCCCAGGGCTCGAGCGTCGCGGCCGTGCCGGTCCCGCGTCGCATCGGCGACCCGTCGACCATCAAGCACGTGTTCGTGCTGGTCAAGGAGAACCGCACCTACGACCAGGTCTACGGCGACGACACCCGCGGCAACGGTGACGCCTCGCTCGCCCAGTTCGGCAAGGACGTCACGCCGAACCAGCACGCGCTCGCGAAGCAGTTCGGCCTGTACGACAACGTCTACGACATCGGCACCAACTCCGCCGAGGGCCACAACTGGCTGATGCAGGGCGACGACCCGGAGTACACCGAGTCCAGTGCCGGCGAGTACGTCCGCAGCTACGACACCGAGGACGACGTGCTGGGGCACCAGCGGTCCGGCTTCCTGTGGACGTCGGTCGAGTCGGCCCACCGCAGCGCGCTCAACTACGGCGAGTTCACGCAGTTCCTCACCAAGCCGGCAGGCGCCACGTGGCAGCAGTACTACTGCACCACCAAGGCCGTCGAGGGCGGCGCGGACCCGAGCGCCCTCACCGACCCGAGCGTGAAGTCCGACACCGAGTCGCCGATCCCGTCGCTCAACGCGATCACCGTGCACGACTACCCGAAGTTCGACGTCAACATCCCGGACACGTACCGGTACCAGGTGTGGAAGCAGGACTTCGAGAAGAAGGGCCCGGCGAACCTCAACATGCTGTGGCTGTCCAGCGACCACACCGGCGGGGCGCCGGACGCCCGTGCCCAGGTGGCCGACGGGGACCTCGCCGTCGGTCGCGTCGTCGACCAGATCTCGCACAGCAAGTGGTGGAAGGACTCCGCGATCTTCGTGGTCGAGGACGACAGCCAGGACGGTGCGGACCACGTCGACGGCCACCGGGCGCCGGTGCAGGTCATCAGCCCGTATGCCGTGCACGGCAAGGTCGTGAGCACGTACTACTCGCAGATCAACATGGTGCGGACCATCCAGCAGATCCTCGGCGCGCAGCCGCTGAACCAGAAGCTGGCCGCGGCGACGCCGATGTTCGACGCGTTCCAGGCCAAGCCCGACCTGACACCGTTCACCCAGGTGGCGAACCGGATCCCGCTCACCGAGGGCGTCACCCCGGCACCCGAGTGCGGCGTCGACACCCCCGCGGGTGCGGCGACCGCGGCACCGTCGGCGCAGCCCAGCGCCACGGCCGTCCCGCCGTCGATGAAGGGGGTCGCCGCCCAGTGGGAGCACTGGCGCAAGGACCAGGCCTTCAGCGGTCCCAACGCGGTCCCGGACTCGGCCGGGCCGGAGCAGATGAACCGCTTCACCTGGTACCAGGCGCACGGCTTCGCGGTGCCCTACCCGGGTGACCCGACGGTGTACGCGCCGAACGACGTCCCGGGCGCCTACCTGCGCACCGAGGACGGGCGGTAA
- a CDS encoding ABC transporter permease encodes MATTGFPAHAGTAASVPAAATPAATPAAASAADPTTAHVVLAGAPAPSQPAPGAAPWRRTLHFELVKLLAQWRVRVALAACWLVPAAFVVAVGQQTQLPADTVFGRWMHASGWAGSLVVLGFCCTWALPLLTALVAGDAFAVEDRLGTWRHLLLVVRSPRRIFAAKALSSTAVVGLMVVGLTASSIAGGLLGGTGHDLVGLSGQPLPAGRAAGLVLLAWGCALVGALAYAAVGLLGSVALGRSPMGLAAPALLAVVLQGAQLFPLPAVVRLALPSQVLLGWRGLFTAPAQTGPLLAGLATALAWTAVATAAAYVLFVRRDFANPTDDGTGRSALLLGVAPLVGVLVASTVVVAVATPASGTGIERAQVERAVATSFAHLYRLQTDELHRPSVTEQQLATGATCDRAGGRYAARGPGSDWRCVVTWHLPGAQAVGSAVYQLDVAADGRFVADGDGPKEVNGYFTVRTPHGDQANPLWQVDGLVDLMAPPPSKG; translated from the coding sequence GTGGCGACCACCGGCTTCCCCGCCCACGCCGGGACCGCCGCAAGCGTGCCGGCTGCCGCCACCCCAGCCGCCACCCCAGCCGCCGCGTCGGCAGCCGACCCCACGACCGCCCACGTGGTGCTGGCCGGGGCCCCCGCCCCGAGCCAGCCCGCACCGGGCGCGGCGCCGTGGCGTCGCACCCTGCACTTCGAGCTGGTCAAGCTGCTCGCCCAGTGGCGGGTGCGTGTCGCGCTCGCCGCCTGCTGGCTCGTGCCCGCAGCCTTCGTCGTGGCGGTCGGCCAGCAGACCCAGCTGCCTGCCGACACGGTGTTCGGGCGGTGGATGCACGCGAGCGGCTGGGCCGGGTCACTGGTGGTGCTGGGCTTCTGCTGCACGTGGGCGCTGCCCCTGCTCACCGCGCTCGTGGCGGGCGACGCCTTCGCGGTCGAGGACCGGCTCGGCACGTGGCGCCACCTGCTCCTCGTCGTGCGCTCGCCGCGCCGGATCTTCGCGGCCAAGGCGCTCTCGTCGACCGCCGTCGTGGGCCTCATGGTCGTGGGGTTGACCGCGTCGAGCATCGCCGGCGGTCTGCTGGGGGGCACCGGGCACGACCTCGTCGGGCTGTCCGGCCAGCCCCTTCCGGCCGGCCGCGCCGCGGGCCTCGTCCTGCTGGCATGGGGGTGCGCACTGGTCGGTGCCCTCGCCTACGCCGCGGTCGGCCTGCTCGGTTCGGTCGCGCTCGGCCGTTCGCCCATGGGTCTCGCGGCGCCCGCGCTGCTCGCTGTCGTCCTCCAGGGCGCCCAGCTCTTCCCCCTGCCGGCGGTCGTCCGGCTCGCCCTGCCCAGCCAGGTCCTGCTCGGCTGGCGCGGCCTGTTCACCGCACCCGCCCAGACCGGCCCCCTGCTCGCCGGCCTCGCCACGGCGCTGGCCTGGACGGCGGTGGCGACCGCGGCGGCATACGTCCTGTTCGTCCGCCGCGACTTCGCGAACCCGACCGACGACGGCACCGGTCGCAGTGCCCTCCTGCTGGGCGTGGCACCCCTCGTCGGGGTCCTCGTTGCCTCCACCGTCGTCGTCGCGGTCGCCACGCCGGCCAGCGGCACAGGCATCGAACGGGCGCAGGTCGAGCGCGCCGTGGCGACCTCGTTCGCCCACCTGTACCGGCTGCAGACCGACGAGCTGCACCGGCCGTCCGTGACCGAGCAGCAGCTGGCCACCGGGGCGACGTGCGACCGCGCCGGGGGCAGGTATGCCGCGCGGGGGCCGGGGAGCGACTGGCGCTGCGTCGTGACGTGGCACCTCCCCGGGGCGCAGGCGGTCGGCTCGGCCGTCTACCAGCTCGACGTCGCGGCCGACGGGCGGTTCGTCGCGGACGGCGACGGCCCCAAGGAGGTCAACGGCTACTTCACCGTCCGCACCCCTCACGGGGACCAGGCCAACCCCCTCTGGCAGGTCGACGGCCTCGTCGACCTCATGGCTCCACCCCCCTCGAAAGGATGA
- a CDS encoding ABC transporter ATP-binding protein, protein MTAVAVRARGVTTSYGDVVALDGVDLDIPQGRVHGLVGPNGAGKSTLLGSLLGLSVPDRGELEVLGVPVSRTLGVPTGVTGFVDAPALYPSLTAHQNLTAVATLRGAGAAAEVEGVLAEVGLTDVAHDRLRGFSLGMRQRLGLAAALLGRPRLLVLDEPTNGLDPAGRRGIRRILTRLAADGATVVVSSHNMGDLATLCDEVTILSAGQVVLSGPVAELASRAKWLEHRLVTSDAQAARRLALGVRGVWVAAEGGTHRPPPGELVVGGSVAMMDELVARLVRAGIAIRELTPVTPPLEAAFLALTEDDAPRTAEVA, encoded by the coding sequence GTGACTGCCGTTGCGGTCCGCGCGCGCGGGGTCACGACCAGCTATGGCGACGTCGTGGCCCTCGACGGGGTGGACCTGGACATCCCGCAGGGCCGGGTCCACGGCCTTGTCGGGCCCAACGGCGCGGGCAAGAGCACCCTGCTCGGCTCCCTGCTCGGCCTGTCCGTCCCGGACCGCGGCGAGCTCGAGGTCCTCGGCGTCCCGGTGTCGCGCACTCTCGGCGTCCCCACCGGCGTGACCGGCTTCGTCGACGCGCCGGCCCTCTACCCCTCGCTCACCGCCCACCAGAACCTCACCGCAGTCGCCACGCTGCGCGGAGCCGGTGCAGCGGCCGAGGTCGAGGGGGTGCTCGCCGAGGTCGGGCTCACCGACGTCGCCCACGACCGGCTGCGGGGGTTCTCACTGGGGATGCGGCAGCGGCTCGGCCTCGCCGCCGCCCTGCTCGGCCGACCCCGGCTGCTCGTCCTCGACGAGCCCACCAACGGCCTCGACCCGGCCGGACGTCGTGGCATCCGGCGCATCCTCACCCGCCTCGCTGCCGACGGCGCGACCGTCGTGGTGTCGAGCCACAACATGGGCGACCTCGCGACCCTGTGCGACGAGGTCACGATCCTGTCGGCCGGGCAGGTCGTGTTGAGCGGGCCGGTCGCCGAGCTCGCGTCGAGGGCGAAGTGGCTCGAGCACCGGCTCGTCACCTCCGACGCGCAGGCCGCGCGGCGCCTCGCCCTGGGGGTCCGCGGCGTGTGGGTCGCGGCCGAGGGTGGCACCCACCGGCCGCCACCGGGCGAGCTGGTCGTGGGTGGCTCCGTGGCCATGATGGACGAGCTGGTCGCCAGGTTGGTGCGGGCCGGCATCGCGATCCGCGAGCTGACGCCGGTCACGCCTCCGCTCGAGGCGGCCTTCCTCGCCCTCACGGAGGACGACGCCCCCCGGACGGCCGAGGTGGCCTGA
- a CDS encoding TetR/AcrR family transcriptional regulator produces the protein MPRGGRESLTRARVLRAAVELADTDGLDAVTMRRLADALGVVPMALYKHVADKDDLLAGMVDVLVAEMAVPPPSSPTRWRDGVREALHGARRVVGAHPWARRAIESRTVRTPAVLGHMERVSALFLAGGFTPDQTHHVMHLLGNRIWGFSPELFTDAPDTGGSPAKAGRGRAPEPDPADYPAIIAIATDARARRPDATGCDEDFEFDFALDVLLGGIERLRRAHWSSPA, from the coding sequence ATGCCGCGTGGCGGCCGGGAGTCCCTCACCCGCGCCAGGGTCCTCCGCGCTGCGGTCGAGCTCGCGGACACCGACGGCCTCGACGCAGTGACGATGCGGCGGCTCGCGGACGCCCTCGGCGTCGTGCCGATGGCGCTCTACAAGCACGTCGCGGACAAGGACGACCTCCTCGCCGGCATGGTCGACGTCCTCGTCGCGGAGATGGCCGTGCCGCCCCCGTCCTCGCCCACGCGGTGGCGCGACGGCGTGCGGGAGGCGCTGCACGGTGCACGCCGGGTGGTGGGAGCCCACCCGTGGGCCCGGCGGGCGATCGAGTCCAGGACCGTGCGCACACCGGCCGTCCTCGGCCACATGGAGCGGGTCAGCGCGCTCTTCCTCGCGGGCGGGTTCACGCCGGACCAGACGCACCACGTCATGCACCTGCTGGGGAACCGGATCTGGGGGTTCAGCCCGGAGCTGTTCACCGACGCACCGGACACCGGTGGTTCCCCGGCCAAGGCCGGACGGGGCAGGGCGCCCGAGCCGGACCCGGCGGACTACCCGGCGATCATCGCCATCGCGACGGACGCCCGGGCGCGCCGGCCCGACGCCACGGGCTGCGACGAGGACTTCGAGTTCGACTTCGCCCTCGACGTGCTCCTCGGCGGGATCGAGCGCCTGCGACGGGCGCACTGGTCGTCCCCGGCCTGA
- a CDS encoding DUF4386 domain-containing protein: MTAPRRLALGAAALYLVTWVTSVAAVPLYGGSAFDAGAPLADRGSVLTAGLLEVVLALAVVGTALALYPLLRPHGPGAALGYAVLRALEATVILTGVVAILPAVARPASTAAPGLDPGVVAGLHLVHDWTFLVGPGLVNPVNAVVLAVLLLRRRLVPRFVPALGIVGAVLVAAMNVEVMFGLTSPQPLLAVPLFAWEICLASVLALRGIRPADGELPAPAARPATTAAASPA; encoded by the coding sequence ATGACCGCACCCCGTCGCCTCGCCCTCGGCGCCGCCGCGCTGTACCTCGTCACCTGGGTGACCTCGGTCGCAGCCGTGCCGCTCTACGGCGGCTCGGCGTTCGACGCCGGCGCGCCCCTCGCCGACCGCGGGTCCGTGCTGACCGCCGGGCTGCTCGAGGTCGTCCTCGCGCTCGCCGTCGTGGGCACCGCGCTCGCCCTGTACCCGCTGCTGCGCCCGCACGGGCCCGGCGCCGCGTTGGGGTATGCCGTGCTGCGCGCCCTCGAGGCGACGGTCATCCTCACCGGCGTGGTCGCCATCCTCCCCGCCGTGGCACGGCCCGCCTCGACGGCGGCACCGGGCCTGGACCCGGGTGTCGTCGCGGGCCTCCACCTCGTGCACGACTGGACGTTCCTGGTCGGTCCGGGGCTGGTCAACCCGGTGAATGCCGTCGTGCTGGCCGTCCTGCTGCTGCGCCGGCGACTCGTACCGCGGTTCGTGCCGGCGCTCGGCATCGTCGGCGCCGTCCTCGTCGCGGCGATGAACGTGGAGGTGATGTTCGGCCTCACCAGCCCCCAGCCCCTGCTGGCCGTGCCGCTCTTCGCCTGGGAGATCTGCCTCGCCTCGGTCCTGGCACTGAGGGGCATCCGCCCGGCCGACGGCGAGCTCCCCGCGCCGGCCGCCCGACCGGCGACCACCGCCGCCGCGTCCCCGGCCTGA
- a CDS encoding bleomycin resistance protein, with amino-acid sequence MGNLATPNLPSRDFDATTEFYAALGFEPAYRDEGWLILTGHDVTVEFFLYPTLDPATSSFSCCLRLDDVDGFYETCRATGIPETDRGWPRLHPPRLEHSGLRIGYLVDPDGTLLRLVQNA; translated from the coding sequence ATGGGCAACCTGGCGACCCCCAACCTGCCGTCGCGCGACTTCGACGCGACGACGGAGTTCTACGCGGCGCTCGGGTTCGAGCCTGCGTACCGCGACGAGGGCTGGCTGATCCTCACGGGCCACGACGTCACGGTGGAGTTCTTCCTGTACCCGACCCTCGACCCCGCGACGAGCTCGTTCAGCTGCTGCCTGCGGCTCGACGACGTCGACGGCTTCTACGAGACCTGCCGCGCGACCGGCATCCCGGAGACGGATCGCGGGTGGCCGCGCCTGCACCCACCGCGGCTCGAGCACTCGGGCCTGCGGATCGGCTACCTCGTCGACCCCGACGGCACCCTGCTCCGGCTGGTGCAGAACGCCTGA